The following coding sequences lie in one Myxococcus xanthus genomic window:
- a CDS encoding DUF1801 domain-containing protein, whose product MGTSQPKTDGESASTRISDRIAELGDWRGEALARERALIKEAVPDVVEEWKWRGTPVWSHGGVLCTGEAYKSAVKLTFFKGASLEDPSKLFNSSLEGNVRRANDIHEGEEFDAKAFKALIRAAAALNTAGGKKPRKPA is encoded by the coding sequence ATCGGGACGAGTCAACCCAAGACAGATGGCGAGTCGGCCTCGACGCGCATCAGCGACAGGATCGCCGAGCTGGGTGACTGGCGAGGCGAGGCGCTCGCCAGGGAGCGTGCCCTCATCAAGGAGGCCGTCCCGGATGTCGTGGAGGAATGGAAGTGGCGGGGCACCCCGGTCTGGTCCCACGGAGGAGTCCTCTGCACGGGTGAGGCATACAAGTCGGCCGTGAAGCTGACCTTCTTCAAGGGCGCTTCCCTGGAAGATCCTTCAAAGCTCTTCAACTCGAGCCTTGAAGGCAATGTCAGGCGCGCCAACGACATTCACGAGGGTGAGGAGTTTGACGCGAAGGCGTTCAAGGCCCTCATCCGCGCCGCCGCCGCGCTCAATACCGCTGGCGGAAAGAAGCCCAGGAAGCCGGCGTGA
- a CDS encoding M4 family metallopeptidase, which yields MAFTTAPLRALGIVLVTTRALAATPPAAPTPRALVFAQNPVRTPVPSEQELPLPPSGRRLAHPWIEALSCVVPEAHPLPPEDSRFPPERVCSLQSTARPDARGLFATPPRQDVEGSSPDAFAEASLFFHAAATLNYFRSLGWERPWPDEKPPLRLVADVRMPSRDGKVLLPWGDALFVPAAEGDARAHDTIWFGRGPGVNLAYDGDTIAHEVTHALLEPFLPRSAWRLDTFGADGSPGAIDEGLADYFAAAISGDPFLGEYAVRAAEPWRSRNIHTLARCPEALVGQRHTDALLLSSALWALREPASPSQRGALDRAVLTTLQTFQPASELSLERFLEALVTRLTREAPELARSAQETFSRRGLLPACPRVLELEPGQSLGGSAGAFVAPGGRSLRMKGLAPGLLQFHARVPPGTTAVSLRFRSGAPRPPPGQELTPFHPVVLARRHRPLQWRHDGPQSHSDADITTVPLPGVSRSARIETEGASDVFLQLANAGELDGWYDHLSLEFESGPPAPAAPPEPAPRLPSSFWGWMGGAGAGLGAWLWRRRRRSPSA from the coding sequence ATGGCCTTCACGACCGCTCCTCTCCGTGCGCTCGGCATCGTTCTGGTGACGACGCGCGCGCTGGCGGCCACGCCCCCGGCTGCGCCCACACCTCGTGCGCTCGTGTTTGCCCAGAATCCCGTCCGGACCCCTGTTCCCAGCGAGCAGGAGCTCCCGCTTCCTCCCTCGGGGAGACGACTGGCGCATCCATGGATCGAGGCACTGTCCTGTGTCGTCCCCGAAGCCCATCCGCTTCCACCGGAGGACTCGCGCTTTCCTCCTGAGCGCGTCTGCTCTCTCCAGTCCACCGCCCGGCCTGATGCGCGCGGCCTCTTCGCCACACCGCCCCGCCAGGACGTGGAGGGGTCCTCTCCGGATGCCTTCGCGGAGGCCTCGCTCTTCTTCCACGCGGCAGCGACCTTGAACTACTTCCGTTCCCTCGGGTGGGAGCGCCCCTGGCCTGACGAGAAGCCGCCGCTCCGGCTCGTGGCGGACGTGCGGATGCCCTCACGGGACGGCAAGGTCCTCCTCCCGTGGGGCGATGCGCTCTTCGTGCCCGCCGCCGAGGGGGATGCGCGCGCGCACGACACCATCTGGTTCGGACGGGGCCCCGGGGTGAACCTCGCCTATGACGGCGACACCATCGCGCATGAGGTGACCCATGCGCTCCTGGAGCCCTTCCTGCCACGGAGCGCCTGGCGGCTCGACACATTCGGCGCCGACGGCTCGCCTGGCGCCATCGATGAGGGGCTCGCGGACTACTTCGCCGCCGCCATCTCGGGAGACCCCTTCCTCGGAGAATACGCCGTGCGGGCTGCCGAACCCTGGCGCTCGCGCAACATCCACACGCTGGCCCGCTGCCCCGAGGCACTCGTGGGACAGCGCCACACCGACGCCCTGCTCCTGTCCTCCGCGCTCTGGGCCCTCCGCGAGCCCGCGAGCCCGTCCCAGCGTGGGGCCCTGGACCGCGCCGTGCTCACCACGCTCCAGACCTTCCAGCCCGCCTCCGAGCTGTCCCTGGAGCGCTTCCTGGAAGCACTTGTCACCAGGCTCACCCGGGAGGCCCCCGAGCTCGCCCGCTCCGCCCAGGAGACGTTCTCCCGCCGGGGCCTCCTTCCCGCCTGCCCGCGCGTGCTCGAGTTGGAGCCGGGGCAAAGCCTTGGAGGGAGCGCTGGAGCCTTCGTGGCTCCTGGCGGGCGCTCCCTGCGGATGAAGGGACTGGCGCCCGGCCTCCTCCAGTTCCATGCCCGTGTCCCGCCGGGGACCACGGCCGTGTCCCTGCGTTTCAGGAGCGGCGCCCCTCGGCCCCCACCGGGGCAGGAGCTGACGCCATTCCACCCCGTGGTCCTCGCCAGGCGCCACCGCCCTCTTCAGTGGCGCCATGACGGCCCCCAAAGCCACTCCGACGCGGACATCACGACGGTCCCACTGCCCGGGGTGTCGAGAAGCGCACGCATCGAAACAGAGGGAGCCTCCGACGTCTTCCTCCAACTCGCCAACGCGGGGGAGCTGGATGGCTGGTACGACCACCTCTCCCTCGAATTCGAGAGTGGCCCTCCCGCGCCAGCCGCCCCGCCAGAGCCAGCGCCCCGCCTCCCATCTTCCTTCTGGGGATGGATGGGAGGCGCGGGCGCTGGCCTGGGAGCCTGGCTCTGGCGGAGGCGACGAAGGTCACCGAGCGCCTAG
- a CDS encoding S8 family serine peptidase translates to MWKLHLVPLLCLLTITTSCTEPPAPLAHAAPRQRPIPNRYIVVLRPEARSPSQGPQKTREHVSNLAKTHGAKVLHTYEHALQGFSAELDDARLEALRADERVAFIEQDAWVRPLATAETVAWGLDRVDQEDLPLDGLYRPALSGAGVHAYVLDTGIRSTHAEFQGRLGEGFDAVDPDGGAEDCDGHGTHVAGILGGTTWGVARAVTLHPVRILNCDGEGPLSGIIAGIDWVAAHHQSPAVANLSIGLEVSEALDQAVRNVVAAGVTAVVAAGNFGVSACDESPARAAEALTVGATNVEDSRASFSNHGPCVDLYAPGEDIRSAGIANDTASEVFSGTSMATPHVAGAAALYLELHPTATPAQVMDALAGAAISGRVKNAGPGSPDLLLQAGFRRSTGDVHRPWAHAVTPFPWSTVRATSRVRVLAWDDAAVRRVDLWVNGLLRASDDTHPFELDWDTREELNGPATLEVRAYDTALKAWRAAPMTVTVRNPDIADFDSTLQAPRCATLAFACDTGVLVRGMGTVGPERHAPNTLGASCADGIDGTYLITATLEGLRVSSQDGGPLTAGKPVKLTATTFGFVPFLEAVDLFHAPDARSPQWTHVARLPLEVTGAQELSTTFTLPEGGLQAIRGILGTHPTQVSCAPGAWTDHDDLVFPVAPSSR, encoded by the coding sequence ATGTGGAAACTCCATCTCGTCCCGCTTCTGTGTCTGCTCACCATCACTACCAGTTGCACCGAGCCGCCCGCTCCCCTCGCCCATGCGGCCCCGCGCCAGCGCCCCATTCCGAACCGATACATCGTCGTGCTCCGCCCGGAGGCCCGCTCCCCATCCCAGGGGCCCCAGAAGACGCGGGAGCACGTGTCGAACCTCGCCAAGACGCATGGCGCGAAGGTGCTCCACACCTATGAGCATGCGCTCCAGGGCTTCTCGGCGGAGCTGGACGACGCGCGCTTGGAGGCGCTGCGCGCCGACGAGCGCGTAGCCTTCATCGAGCAGGATGCATGGGTGCGCCCGCTCGCCACGGCGGAGACGGTGGCGTGGGGCCTGGACCGCGTGGACCAGGAGGACCTGCCCCTGGATGGTCTCTATCGCCCGGCGCTGAGCGGCGCGGGTGTCCACGCGTACGTGCTCGACACGGGCATCCGCTCCACGCATGCCGAGTTCCAGGGACGCCTGGGCGAGGGCTTCGACGCGGTGGACCCCGACGGTGGCGCGGAGGACTGCGACGGGCACGGCACCCACGTCGCGGGCATCCTCGGTGGCACTACCTGGGGCGTGGCCCGGGCCGTGACGCTGCATCCCGTGCGCATCCTGAACTGTGACGGAGAAGGCCCCCTGTCGGGCATCATCGCCGGCATCGACTGGGTCGCCGCCCATCACCAGTCCCCCGCGGTCGCCAACCTGAGCATCGGGCTGGAGGTCTCGGAGGCGCTGGACCAGGCGGTCCGCAACGTCGTGGCCGCCGGCGTCACCGCCGTGGTGGCCGCGGGCAACTTCGGCGTCAGCGCGTGCGACGAGTCTCCTGCTCGCGCGGCGGAAGCCCTCACCGTGGGCGCCACCAACGTGGAGGACTCCCGCGCGTCATTCTCGAATCACGGCCCCTGCGTCGACCTGTACGCGCCGGGCGAGGACATTCGCTCCGCCGGCATCGCCAACGACACGGCAAGCGAGGTCTTCTCCGGTACCTCCATGGCCACCCCTCACGTCGCCGGCGCCGCCGCGCTCTACTTGGAGCTCCACCCCACCGCCACCCCGGCCCAGGTGATGGACGCGCTCGCGGGCGCCGCCATCTCGGGCCGCGTGAAGAACGCCGGGCCGGGCTCCCCCGACCTGCTGCTCCAGGCGGGCTTCCGCCGCTCGACGGGGGACGTCCACCGCCCCTGGGCACACGCCGTAACGCCCTTCCCCTGGAGCACCGTGCGCGCCACCTCACGTGTGCGGGTGCTCGCCTGGGACGATGCGGCGGTCCGGCGCGTGGACCTCTGGGTCAACGGCCTCCTGCGCGCCAGTGACGACACCCACCCCTTCGAGCTCGACTGGGACACCCGGGAAGAGCTCAACGGCCCGGCCACCCTGGAGGTCCGCGCCTACGACACCGCGCTCAAGGCATGGCGCGCCGCGCCCATGACGGTGACGGTGCGCAACCCCGACATCGCCGACTTCGATTCGACGCTCCAGGCGCCCCGCTGCGCCACCCTCGCGTTCGCGTGCGACACCGGCGTGCTCGTGCGCGGCATGGGAACCGTGGGGCCAGAGCGCCATGCGCCCAACACGCTCGGTGCGAGCTGTGCGGATGGCATCGATGGCACCTACCTCATCACCGCGACGCTGGAGGGGCTGCGCGTCTCCAGCCAGGACGGCGGCCCTCTCACCGCCGGCAAGCCGGTGAAACTCACCGCGACCACCTTCGGCTTCGTGCCCTTCCTGGAAGCGGTGGACCTCTTCCACGCGCCCGACGCGCGCAGCCCCCAATGGACGCATGTCGCCCGGCTCCCGCTCGAAGTGACAGGGGCGCAGGAGCTATCCACCACCTTCACGCTGCCAGAGGGAGGGCTCCAGGCGATTCGCGGCATCCTCGGCACCCATCCCACCCAGGTCAGCTGCGCCCCGGGAGCCTGGACAGACCACGACGACCTCGTCTTCCCCGTGGCCCCCTCGAGTCGCTGA
- a CDS encoding phosphoribosyltransferase → MSFEDRVDAGRRLAQLLRERGYTGEGTLVLALPRGGVPVAFEVATALGAPLDVWVVRKVGVPGYEELGLGAVAEGGVAFVNRRLMAEVGVTEADLQGLVRQKKDEVKVRVARFRQGIGAPRIEGQRIILVDDGIATGGTVRAAIQALRMHRPGSIILAVPVAASQTLAELAPPGG, encoded by the coding sequence ATGTCCTTCGAGGATCGTGTCGATGCGGGCCGGCGGCTCGCCCAGTTGCTGCGCGAGCGTGGCTACACGGGTGAAGGCACGCTCGTCCTGGCGTTGCCCCGCGGGGGTGTACCTGTGGCCTTTGAGGTGGCAACAGCACTGGGCGCACCGCTGGACGTCTGGGTGGTCCGCAAGGTCGGTGTGCCGGGCTACGAGGAACTGGGCCTCGGCGCGGTCGCGGAAGGCGGTGTCGCGTTCGTCAACCGGAGGCTGATGGCCGAGGTGGGCGTCACCGAGGCGGACCTGCAAGGCCTCGTCCGTCAGAAGAAGGATGAAGTGAAGGTCCGGGTGGCGCGCTTCCGCCAGGGCATCGGGGCGCCTCGAATCGAAGGCCAGCGCATCATCCTGGTGGACGACGGCATCGCGACGGGAGGTACCGTCCGAGCGGCCATCCAGGCGCTCCGCATGCACCGGCCCGGCAGCATCATCCTCGCGGTCCCCGTCGCGGCATCCCAGACGCTCGCAGAGCTCGCCCCCCCTGGCGGATGA
- a CDS encoding FmdB family zinc ribbon protein, producing MPVYEFYCRKCKEPFTEIMSVKEHDERTPKCPRCQETKEVEKRISTVHTVTTKKWLTL from the coding sequence ATGCCCGTCTACGAGTTCTACTGCCGCAAGTGTAAGGAGCCCTTCACCGAAATCATGAGCGTCAAGGAGCACGATGAGCGAACGCCCAAGTGCCCACGCTGCCAGGAGACGAAGGAGGTGGAGAAGCGCATCTCCACCGTTCATACCGTGACCACCAAGAAGTGGCTGACGCTCTGA
- a CDS encoding CapA family protein, with protein MIPDTPDRERSANGSTPSASGKVLTLLLCGDVMTGRGIDQVLPHPAPPGLHEDYLKDARDYVRLAEERNGPIRTPVGFGELWGDALDEMERAAPDVRIINLETSVTTSEAWWPDKGIHYRMHPENAACLTAARIDCCALANNHVLDWGYPGLLETLATLRRLGIATAGLGEDQERARRPAILDVTGGRVAVFSFGDSSSGIPPVWAATEDRPGVDLLPALSPTAVRQLGERVAAVKRPGDIVVASIHWGGNWGYAVPDAQRAFARALIDEAGVDIIHGHSSHHPRGIEVHRGHLILYGCGDFLNDYEGISGHTAFRPDLTLLYLASIAPATGQLTGLRMLPMQLRQLRPHHASRQDAEWLGGVLDRQGRDLGTRTRLASDGNGALVLQWT; from the coding sequence ATGATTCCGGATACGCCGGACAGGGAGCGGAGCGCCAATGGCTCGACGCCTTCGGCCTCGGGGAAGGTGCTCACCCTCCTGCTATGCGGAGATGTGATGACGGGCCGGGGCATCGACCAGGTCCTGCCCCACCCTGCTCCGCCGGGCCTCCACGAGGACTACCTGAAGGATGCGCGGGACTACGTCCGGCTGGCAGAGGAACGCAATGGCCCCATCCGGACGCCCGTCGGCTTCGGTGAGCTCTGGGGTGACGCGCTCGACGAGATGGAGCGAGCCGCTCCGGATGTTCGAATCATCAACCTGGAGACGAGCGTCACCACAAGCGAGGCGTGGTGGCCAGACAAGGGCATCCATTATCGCATGCACCCGGAGAACGCGGCTTGCCTTACAGCAGCCCGGATCGATTGCTGCGCGCTGGCGAACAACCACGTGCTGGACTGGGGCTATCCGGGGCTCCTCGAAACGCTGGCTACCCTCCGGCGCCTGGGCATCGCCACCGCGGGGCTCGGGGAGGACCAGGAGCGAGCACGGCGGCCGGCCATCCTGGATGTGACCGGGGGCCGGGTCGCCGTGTTTTCGTTCGGTGATAGCAGCAGCGGAATCCCACCCGTCTGGGCCGCGACGGAAGACCGGCCCGGCGTGGATCTGCTGCCAGCGCTGTCACCCACCGCAGTGCGGCAACTGGGCGAGCGCGTCGCGGCCGTCAAACGCCCGGGCGACATCGTCGTTGCCTCCATTCACTGGGGCGGCAACTGGGGCTATGCAGTGCCGGACGCGCAGCGGGCCTTCGCGCGAGCGCTCATCGATGAGGCCGGCGTCGACATCATCCATGGCCACTCGTCGCACCACCCCCGCGGCATCGAGGTCCACCGGGGCCACCTCATCCTCTACGGCTGCGGAGACTTCCTGAACGACTATGAGGGAATCTCTGGCCACACGGCCTTCCGTCCAGACCTGACGCTGCTGTACCTGGCGTCCATCGCCCCGGCCACCGGTCAGCTGACGGGCCTCCGCATGCTCCCGATGCAGCTGCGCCAACTCCGTCCCCATCATGCCTCACGACAGGACGCTGAGTGGCTGGGCGGCGTCCTGGACCGGCAGGGGCGGGACCTTGGGACCCGCACGCGGCTGGCATCAGACGGCAACGGTGCGCTCGTCCTTCAGTGGACGTGA
- a CDS encoding CBS domain-containing protein: MDRRRALTASKFTIRQHGVRRLPIVDERGRRVGLVSLDDLWGNQGP; the protein is encoded by the coding sequence TTGGACCGGAGGCGTGCGCTCACCGCGTCCAAGTTCACCATCCGGCAGCATGGCGTGCGCCGGCTGCCCATCGTGGATGAACGGGGGCGAAGGGTAGGGCTCGTCTCCTTGGACGACCTGTGGGGGAACCAGGGGCCCTGA
- a CDS encoding RtcB family protein has product METLPEVPQQLEPLIRQIGPALYELGQGFREDMRVPARIVADSELLHQMVQDRSVPQLVNVTTLPGIQGFAIGMPDMHEGYGFPVGGVAGTALPDGVISPGGIGFDINCGVRLLATGLRHEDVKEVLPEVAHDLARSIPTGFGRHGRLSLAPEQMDRVLTEGVPYLVDVLGLGTPEDVDYLEARGCLDGADTAKVSVRAQERGHDQLGTLGGGNHFLEVQRVERVLDSEAASALGLFEGQLTVLIHTGSRGLGHQVCTDAVRTMDRALVREGIRLVDRQLAYAPLSSAEGQDYFAAMCAAANFAWANRQVLTHRVREVFRRWFGDRSAAWPRIVYDVAHNIAKLEPHGGQRLCVHRKGATRAFGPGHPELPAAYHQVGQPVFIPGSMGTASFVLVGKEAAEAISLSSACHGAGRRLSRAASKRQVVGSELRAALNRQGIAVECPSNAELAEEAPLAYKDVDRVVDVVEAAGIARKVARLVPLAVLKG; this is encoded by the coding sequence ATGGAGACACTTCCCGAGGTCCCGCAGCAGCTCGAGCCGCTCATCCGGCAGATAGGGCCCGCCCTGTATGAACTGGGCCAGGGCTTCCGAGAGGACATGCGGGTACCGGCCCGCATCGTCGCGGACTCGGAGTTGCTCCATCAGATGGTCCAGGACCGGAGCGTGCCTCAGCTCGTCAATGTCACCACACTGCCGGGCATCCAGGGCTTCGCCATCGGAATGCCGGACATGCACGAGGGCTATGGCTTCCCCGTGGGCGGCGTAGCGGGTACAGCGTTGCCGGATGGCGTCATCTCGCCGGGCGGCATCGGGTTCGATATCAACTGCGGCGTGAGATTGCTGGCGACCGGGCTTCGGCACGAGGACGTGAAGGAGGTCCTGCCGGAGGTGGCTCACGACCTCGCTCGGAGCATTCCCACAGGCTTCGGCCGGCATGGCCGCCTGTCGTTGGCTCCCGAGCAGATGGACCGAGTCCTCACGGAGGGCGTCCCCTATCTGGTGGACGTGCTAGGACTGGGAACACCGGAGGACGTCGACTACCTGGAGGCCAGAGGCTGCCTCGATGGCGCCGACACAGCCAAGGTCTCTGTCCGGGCCCAGGAGCGGGGGCATGACCAGCTTGGCACGCTCGGTGGCGGCAACCACTTCCTGGAAGTGCAGCGGGTGGAGCGCGTCCTCGACTCGGAGGCGGCCTCGGCGCTCGGGCTGTTCGAGGGCCAGCTCACCGTGCTCATCCATACGGGCTCGCGCGGACTGGGGCACCAGGTCTGCACGGATGCGGTGCGCACCATGGACCGCGCCCTGGTCCGCGAGGGCATCCGGCTCGTGGACCGTCAACTCGCCTATGCGCCGCTGTCGTCGGCGGAGGGGCAGGACTACTTCGCGGCCATGTGCGCCGCGGCCAACTTCGCCTGGGCCAACCGGCAGGTGCTCACCCACCGGGTGCGCGAGGTGTTCCGCCGGTGGTTCGGAGACCGTTCCGCTGCGTGGCCTCGCATCGTCTATGACGTTGCCCACAACATCGCGAAGTTGGAGCCGCATGGAGGCCAGCGCCTCTGTGTACACCGCAAGGGCGCGACGCGGGCCTTCGGTCCAGGGCACCCCGAGCTGCCCGCAGCCTACCATCAGGTCGGCCAGCCCGTGTTCATCCCCGGAAGCATGGGCACGGCGTCGTTCGTGCTGGTGGGGAAGGAGGCTGCCGAGGCCATCTCACTCAGCAGCGCCTGCCATGGGGCGGGACGGCGGCTGAGCCGGGCCGCTTCCAAACGCCAGGTGGTGGGAAGTGAGCTGCGCGCGGCGCTGAATCGTCAGGGCATCGCAGTGGAGTGTCCCTCCAATGCGGAGCTCGCGGAGGAAGCGCCCCTGGCCTACAAGGACGTGGATCGGGTGGTGGACGTGGTCGAGGCGGCTGGCATCGCGCGGAAGGTGGCGCGGCTGGTACCGCTCGCGGTGTTGAAAGGCTGA
- a CDS encoding archease, producing the protein MLSSDGGISTSGAGRRRSWSQLRISGTGLPELFEEAGYALAAADTEALLVDWLNELIARSDLTKRVYTDLVVDALQERSLRAHIRGVSPPVLKTAVKAATFHGLELHEHDDGFTATVVLDV; encoded by the coding sequence ATGTTGTCGTCGGATGGGGGCATCTCCACTTCGGGCGCGGGAAGGAGGCGGTCATGGAGTCAACTCCGCATCTCAGGCACGGGACTCCCGGAACTCTTCGAGGAGGCCGGGTATGCGCTCGCGGCGGCGGACACCGAGGCCCTGCTTGTCGACTGGCTCAATGAGCTCATCGCCCGCTCGGACCTGACGAAGCGCGTCTACACGGACCTCGTGGTGGACGCGCTCCAAGAGCGGTCGCTGCGCGCCCATATTCGCGGCGTCTCGCCTCCCGTGCTCAAGACCGCTGTGAAGGCCGCCACATTCCATGGCCTGGAGTTGCACGAGCACGACGACGGCTTCACGGCCACGGTCGTCCTCGATGTCTGA
- a CDS encoding MBL fold metallo-hydrolase, giving the protein MATTFSGGGAMYFQAIKTEGLAQITYILGSDGEALVVDPRRDVDVYLDVLRRQELRLRYVLQTHRQEDFVEGTSALARLAGAQVVAGRHPITGHADVRMGERERLHLGALTLVALHTPGHTPESMSWAVYLDPHHAQAWGVFTGDALFAGETGRTDLAAPERVYENAALLFDSLHQKVLPLGDQTLVFPAHGAGSVCGSGIADRELTTLGFERLHNPVFTSSRSDFIQRKVQERLHRPSYFSRMEEVNIRGGVPLSAGSSAIPFLEPKRFQWASHSGLVLDVREPESFAGGHIPGSLNVWMQGLSVFSGQMVQPGTPLFLVLPAHADSKEAVLALARIGLDQVEGILTGGFGAWRNAGLPIESSGTLTPEALFSQWEGFQVLDVRERSEFERGHILSARHAYVTELEECLSELGLREDHPVAVVCSTGHRSGLATSILLRNGFQQVSNVLGGMSAWRRLELPVRTGPPSEVEFEQATRSMGTEEQDASPPSPS; this is encoded by the coding sequence ATGGCGACCACCTTCAGCGGAGGAGGAGCCATGTACTTCCAGGCCATCAAGACCGAGGGCCTTGCCCAAATCACCTACATCCTGGGCAGTGACGGCGAGGCGCTCGTCGTCGACCCCCGGCGTGATGTCGACGTCTACCTGGACGTGTTGCGGCGGCAGGAGCTGCGGCTGCGCTACGTGCTCCAGACGCACCGCCAGGAAGACTTCGTTGAGGGCACTTCCGCGCTTGCCCGCCTTGCAGGCGCGCAGGTGGTGGCTGGCCGGCACCCCATCACCGGCCATGCCGACGTGCGGATGGGCGAGCGAGAGCGGCTACACCTGGGGGCCTTGACGCTGGTGGCGCTTCATACGCCGGGCCACACTCCAGAGAGCATGAGCTGGGCCGTCTACCTGGATCCCCACCATGCCCAGGCTTGGGGCGTCTTCACGGGCGACGCACTCTTTGCTGGAGAGACAGGGCGCACGGACCTGGCTGCGCCAGAGCGGGTCTACGAGAATGCCGCGCTCCTCTTTGATTCGCTCCATCAGAAGGTCCTACCCCTGGGCGACCAGACACTGGTCTTCCCGGCCCACGGAGCAGGCTCGGTGTGTGGCAGCGGCATCGCGGACAGGGAGTTGACGACACTGGGCTTCGAGCGCCTGCACAACCCCGTGTTCACCTCCAGCCGGAGCGACTTCATCCAGCGCAAGGTGCAGGAGCGGCTTCACCGGCCTTCGTATTTCTCGCGCATGGAGGAGGTGAACATACGCGGTGGCGTGCCACTCTCCGCGGGTTCATCCGCCATCCCCTTCCTGGAGCCGAAACGCTTTCAGTGGGCAAGTCACAGTGGCCTTGTCCTGGACGTGCGTGAGCCCGAGTCCTTCGCTGGGGGGCACATCCCGGGCTCGCTGAATGTCTGGATGCAGGGGTTGTCCGTGTTCAGTGGACAGATGGTACAGCCGGGCACGCCGCTGTTCCTCGTCCTGCCTGCGCACGCGGACTCGAAGGAGGCCGTGCTGGCCCTGGCCCGCATCGGCCTCGACCAGGTGGAGGGTATCCTCACGGGGGGATTCGGGGCATGGCGCAACGCGGGGCTGCCTATCGAGAGCAGCGGCACGCTGACGCCCGAGGCGCTCTTTTCCCAGTGGGAGGGCTTCCAGGTGCTCGACGTGCGCGAGCGCTCGGAGTTCGAGCGTGGCCACATCCTGAGCGCACGACATGCGTATGTGACAGAGCTGGAGGAGTGCCTCTCCGAGCTGGGACTGCGCGAGGACCATCCGGTCGCGGTGGTGTGCAGCACGGGCCACCGCTCCGGACTTGCCACGAGCATCCTGCTCCGCAACGGCTTCCAGCAGGTCTCGAACGTGCTGGGCGGCATGTCGGCATGGCGGCGGCTGGAGCTTCCGGTGCGGACAGGCCCGCCGTCGGAGGTCGAGTTCGAACAAGCAACGCGCTCCATGGGGACAGAGGAGCAGGACGCTTCTCCACCGTCGCCTTCGTGA
- a CDS encoding beta/gamma crystallin-related protein — MANITVFTNEDFGGAQVDLPPGNYTRAQLEALGIENNTISSVKVPPGVKAVLFKNDGFTGDQIEVVANAEELGPLNNNVSSIRVISVPVQPRARFFYKEQFDGKEVDLPPGQYTQAELERYGIDNNTISSVKPQGLAVVLFKNDNFSGDTLPVNSDAPTLGAMNNNTSSIRIS; from the coding sequence ATGGCAAACATTACCGTTTTTACCAACGAAGACTTCGGTGGTGCACAGGTCGATCTGCCGCCTGGCAACTACACCCGGGCCCAGCTGGAGGCGCTGGGCATCGAGAACAACACCATCAGCTCGGTGAAGGTGCCGCCTGGCGTGAAGGCTGTCCTCTTCAAGAACGATGGTTTCACCGGCGACCAGATCGAAGTGGTGGCCAATGCCGAGGAGCTGGGCCCGCTGAACAACAACGTCTCCAGCATCAGGGTCATATCCGTGCCCGTGCAGCCCAGGGCCAGGTTCTTCTACAAAGAGCAGTTCGATGGCAAGGAGGTGGACCTGCCTCCTGGCCAGTACACCCAGGCCGAGCTGGAGCGGTACGGCATCGACAACAACACCATCAGCTCGGTGAAGCCGCAGGGCCTGGCGGTCGTCCTATTCAAGAACGACAACTTCTCCGGCGACACGCTGCCCGTGAATTCCGACGCCCCGACCCTGGGCGCGATGAACAACAACACCTCCAGCATCAGAATCTCCTGA